A genomic region of Saccopteryx bilineata isolate mSacBil1 chromosome 1, mSacBil1_pri_phased_curated, whole genome shotgun sequence contains the following coding sequences:
- the LOC136319140 gene encoding cytochrome c oxidase subunit 8B, mitochondrial-like, translating into MPEQAEGTQSRTGLRELGPATMKLAPAIRLLQAPLRGCVVPKAHISAKPAKSPTSAPEQATALVVTFISFMVPAGWVLSHLDSYKKSSSA; encoded by the exons ATGCCCGAGCAAGCAGAGGGCACACAGAGCCGCACGGGACTCAGGGAGCTTGGCCCAGCAACCATGAAGCTGGCCCCCGCCATCCGGCTGCTACAAGCCCCCCTGAGGGGCTGTGTGGTCCCCAAGGCCCACATCTCTGCCAAGCCGGCCAAATCACCCACTTCTGCCCCG GAGCAGGCCACCGCGCTCGTGGTGACGTTCATCAGCTTCATGGTCCCTGCTGGCTGGGTATTATCCCACCTGGACAGCTACAAGAAAAGCTCCTCAGCTTGA